A portion of the Shewanella sp. SNU WT4 genome contains these proteins:
- a CDS encoding regulatory protein RecX: MFAEAKNALLAMLARRDHSCKEVADKLAGKDFSAEVIASVIGQFLDSGYLDDERFASALVRSHINKGHGPIRIQQAMFQKGIAKSLIAQSIDDADCDWYELAKAKAARKYGEAEVLDPKEKAKRTRYLLSQGFSYDQVSYALSVNDSDFD; encoded by the coding sequence ATGTTTGCTGAAGCAAAAAATGCGCTGTTAGCCATGCTGGCGCGGCGCGATCATTCTTGTAAAGAAGTCGCAGATAAGTTAGCTGGTAAAGATTTTAGTGCTGAAGTAATAGCCAGTGTCATAGGTCAATTTCTTGATAGTGGTTATCTTGATGATGAGCGCTTTGCCAGCGCTCTAGTGAGAAGCCACATCAATAAAGGCCATGGGCCAATACGCATTCAACAAGCCATGTTTCAAAAAGGCATAGCCAAATCATTAATCGCTCAGAGTATTGATGATGCCGATTGTGATTGGTATGAGCTCGCGAAAGCTAAAGCTGCGCGTAAATATGGTGAAGCAGAAGTGCTTGATCCTAAAGAGAAAGCTAAGCGAACTCGTTATTTATTATCTCAAGGTTTCAGTTATGACCAAGTCTCTTACGCGCTTAGTGTCAATGACTCAGATTTTGATTAA